The Candidatus Nitrosymbiomonas proteolyticus genome has a segment encoding these proteins:
- a CDS encoding ribonuclease PH: MRNDSRKPGDLRPTSLQRGFAKFAEGSCLIKQGDTHVLVTATVEDRVPPFLKNSGKGWVTAEYSMLPRSGRQRNQRDTGRPNGRSLEIQRLIGRSLRSVVNLDGLGERTITLDCDAIQADGGTRCASITAAYVALHDAISWMKKERMVRSELLTTPLAAVSVGIYRNQELLDLNYEEDKDAATDMNVVMTGTGKFVEIQGTAEQEPFSVETMGRMLSLAKSGIDKLIELQNAALESSQGFVEWRP; this comes from the coding sequence ATGAGAAACGATTCCCGCAAGCCGGGCGACCTTCGTCCGACCTCGCTGCAGAGAGGGTTTGCCAAGTTCGCCGAAGGTTCTTGCCTCATCAAACAAGGAGACACCCATGTCCTTGTCACGGCAACCGTCGAGGACCGCGTGCCCCCATTTCTGAAGAACTCAGGTAAGGGCTGGGTGACAGCGGAGTATTCGATGCTGCCCCGATCGGGACGGCAGCGAAACCAAAGGGACACGGGACGCCCGAACGGCCGCTCTCTTGAAATCCAGCGGCTCATCGGGCGGTCGTTGAGGAGCGTAGTGAACCTGGACGGGCTCGGCGAAAGAACTATCACGCTCGATTGCGATGCGATCCAGGCCGACGGGGGAACGCGTTGCGCTTCGATCACCGCGGCCTACGTTGCGCTCCACGACGCCATCTCCTGGATGAAGAAGGAGCGGATGGTCCGCAGTGAGCTTCTCACCACCCCGCTTGCAGCGGTGAGCGTGGGCATCTATCGCAACCAAGAGCTGCTCGACCTGAATTACGAAGAGGACAAGGACGCCGCGACCGACATGAATGTGGTGATGACTGGCACGGGCAAGTTCGTCGAGATTCAGGGAACTGCGGAACAGGAGCCGTTTTCCGTCGAGACGATGGGCAGGATGCTCAGCCTTGCGAAGTCC